AATTATCATTTTTTAATCACACGATGAAAAAGATTCAACCTGCCGGGAGTCCGAAGGAAATCGGCAGAAAATCGTTCGCAACCCTCTCCCCTTGCCGAGGCGGGGTCCGGCTAAACTCTGATGAATTTCACGAGGTAGGTGCTCGGTCCGACGGGGACGATGTGCTCTTCGAGAAAACCGCAGGGAGTGACGAGGTCTTCGACCTCGCCGGGAGAGAGGCGGATGGCGACCGGCGGGCCGGGCGGGCTCTCGATCTTGTCGAATTCGATGATCACCAGCCGGCCGCCTGGCCTGAGCACCCGGGCGACTTCACGGAGGGTGCCGACCGCCGCACCCTCCGTGGCCAGGTCGTGCAGGACGGTCGCCAGCAGGGCGACGTCGACGCTGGCATCGGCCAGCGGCAGGCGCCGGCCGACGTCGGCCACCTCGGCCCGGAGGCGGCTGAGGCCCAGCTCGCGCGCCCGCGTCCGCAGGGTCTCGATCCCCTCGGCCCAGAGGTCGACGGCGTGGATCATCCCCTGTTCGCCGATGAACTCCGCGGCGGCGACGGCATAGTTGCCGATCCCGCAGGCGACGTCGAGCAGAATGCTGTCGGGCTGCAGATTCAGCTCGGCGAAGACCTTCTGCGGGTCGACCAGGTCAAAGCTGCTCTTGCCGGCGGCGACGGGGTGCCTGTCCATGGCGGCGCCTATTTCCGGCCCGGGTCGAAGCGGGCGGCGTCGATGATCGACCAGAGGTGAATGATCCACCCCATGAGGATGATCCAGAGAAGGCTCGCCAGCGCGAACATGACCAGCGCGATCAGCGGTCGTCCCTGCACCAACTGTCCCAGGCCGGGGATGAAGAAGCTGCAGATCGCAGCCAGCACGTTGCCTCCGGAACCTTGCCCTGCCATG
The nucleotide sequence above comes from Desulfuromonadales bacterium. Encoded proteins:
- a CDS encoding methyltransferase domain-containing protein, which gives rise to MDRHPVAAGKSSFDLVDPQKVFAELNLQPDSILLDVACGIGNYAVAAAEFIGEQGMIHAVDLWAEGIETLRTRARELGLSRLRAEVADVGRRLPLADASVDVALLATVLHDLATEGAAVGTLREVARVLRPGGRLVIIEFDKIESPPGPPVAIRLSPGEVEDLVTPCGFLEEHIVPVGPSTYLVKFIRV